The segment CACCTGCTACAGGGACTATTTTCGTTGATGGTGAAGAGGTCCTTTCTCTTGAAAAACATGAGGTCGCAAAGAGGATCGGTTATGTTCCACAAAGATCTGAGGTCGGAAGGCTAACTGCCTATGATGCTATCCTGCTCGGAAGGAAGCCGCATATTGGCTGGAACATCAGAGAAAAGGATCACCGGATCGTTGAGTCCATCATTATGAGGCTGGAACTGGAAAAACTTGCACTCAGGTACATCAATGAAATAAGTGGAGGGGAACTTCAAAGAGTTGCAATAGCAAGAGCCCTCGTTCAGGAACCAAAGCTGTTATTGCTTGATGAGCCGACCAGCAGTCTTGACCTTAAAAAACAACTGGAGATACTACGTACTGTCAGACAGGTTGTAAAAGATAACAGGGTGTCTGCTGTCATAACAATGCATGACATTAATCTTGCACTCCGTTTCGCGGACAGGTATATTTTTCTGAAAGATGGAAACATTTTCGCCCATGGGGGACATGAGATAGTCGTGCCTGAAACTATTGAACAGGTATACGGTGTTTCTGCAACCGTGGAAGAATTGAATGGATTCCGCATCGTTGTACCAAACGAAGAGTGATGTGTAATAATAATTTATTACGCAACGAAGGAAAAGAAAAATGAAATGAAATGAAATGAAATGAAATGAAAAAATGAAATAAACGTAAGCTGAAACGAAAAAAGATATAGCAAAAAATAAGGATAATGGATGTGTCAAAGGAAGTAAAATTACATCCATTCAGCTTCTTTTCCGATCTTGGATCAATAAACACTACCCCTGACAGAAGTACACTCTGCAGAGTTCCCAAAAATGTGATTTTTAATATTGAATCCCAAAAGGAAAGAACCAATGCACTGTTCTTTGCTGTTAGGATGCAACCTTGATCTTATATATTCATCCGTAAAACGGGAAGGTGAAGCCATGAGAGCATCGGAAATGCCTGGGATGTGGCCTATGTGAGGGAATGGTTTCGGATTAACTACCATACAGATAGAATCAGCAGAATCCCCTTTTTTTACTAACTTATCAAGTTCTACAACGATATTTCCAAAAACACAGTAACCTGAATGTTCCTGGTACTCCTGAAGTTTGACAGGATCAGTCACATCACCGCCTATTATCTTATCGCCATGCATCAATTTGATATTATTAGCCGGCCATCCAAACTCCTTGTTCGTCATGAAAGCCATCATTACATCACAATCAAGAACCTGCTTGACACCAAGGTTGTTCTTTTTACCGAAGAGAACTGATTTGACCTTTTCATCCTCCCCCTCAAGTTCAATTATTTTCCTTCGGTCCACATTATTAAGAAGCACTATTTGATCGATACCCCTTGTGGAATTTAGCTTGATCCTCACTTTGTCCATTGTGTCTTCGTATGATATGGTATGACCCCCTATGAAATACCAGTATTTTTACTAAAAAAAACCAATATATAGTATTGTAATTCAATCATATTTAAGTCTTGTTTTGTTGATTTAGAAAATAAGGATGAAAATATACCTGTAAGTCCATATAAAGAAGAGAATCGGCCAAGACACTATATTTTAGTAGAAATCAGATTCAATAGACATGATAAATATTATAAATTTAAAAGCAGGAAGAATTGGATTAAATGAAAATTGAAAAGACAGTTAGAAAAAAAGAAAAGTAAAGTTAAGTGAAGTAAATAAAAAGATGCTAAGAATATTACTTCACCTTTTTAACAATGCTTTGTTTGCTCAAAAGCAGATTGTATGCACCTTTATCTTTGTTGTACTTAACAAGGACATTATGGAGCTCAAGAACATTTCCATAACTTTCCTCTTTGAGAAGCGCATTTTCATAAACGACATTATGTGAAGGTAAGACAGCATATACCTGCTTATTTGAAGTTCCATCACATACCTTATAGACGGAATATTTATTGTCACCAAGATCTCCGGACATGAGGGAACAAACAACGTTAATGCGTTTGTCAACATACTTTTTCATATCAGACAATCTGGCAAATTTTGCTTTTAGTGGTACCTTGTAGCTTACTTTGGACAAATTATCCTTCCTCATTATGGCATATGAATATTTGATATCAGTGTTAAGGTACCTGAAAGGCTCCTCGCATTCTGCGAGTTTTGACATCAGGATAGGTGGTTTGATGTCCTCTTTCTGCTCAAAGCTCCAGCACTCGTCAGGGTTACAGCCCCTGCACCAGATAAAGGAACATGGACTATAGATCCCAAGACCAAGATGCTTAAGAGCAAGAGTAAGCTTCCTGAACTCGGTTGAATTAACCCTGTCCGCAGGCTCGATAAGAACAATATTTCCATCGCCTGTGAGCTTCTCGGACAGTTTTTTGACAAGCTGTGCTTTCTCATCGATTGTAAGCTCTTTGATCTCATTGAGAACATTGGAGAATACCATCAGGTCGATCTTATCAGGTAGATCCTCAGACTTAAGGTCCACGATATTGGCCTTAATAGGTTTTTCCACGGATACTCTTGCTTTGTTCTTTGCATATTCCGGCACGATGTGATCATATGCCTCGATGTTCTCATCATAGAGTTCAACGCTATGGATAGATGCTTCTGCAACGTCGAGTCGCTTGTAGAAGTCAATAATAGAAAGTGGTACTGTACCCGGGCCGGTGCCTATATCAAGGATCTTCATCCTTGTCTTCAGCATGCCATCAAGTGCCATACTGTAGAGGATGTGTTCGAACTGTACGAAATAGACCGGAAACTGATAAGCAAGATAGGCAAGGATGCTATAGCCTTTTTCATAAGAGATATTCCTGGACTTCCCTGATTTCCAGTAAGCATTCTTCTGTGCTACTATCGCTTTTCTTATTTTTTCCAGAACCAGAGGGTCATCCCAGTCCTTTGTAGTCTTATATTCGATGTACTGCTCAATATCCTTCTGGAGTTGTTTTGAGACAACAGGAGACCTGAAGAATGACCTGGTCCTACCCTGCTCTTCAACTGTAAGCTCCAGCTTTTCTTTACTGAGAGCACGAGTCATCCTGAAATCTTCATCCTGAGGTGTTGCATTGATCTTAAGATCGAATAAGAATGGTGATACGGCTTTATAGATGTCCTGTGTTGACATCTCTTCTTCTATGTAATCCTTTATCTCCGATAGCATGAACTCCTTGTTCATACGTGAGACGTACTTCAGCACGGAGAGTATATTATTTTGGGGCATCTTTTGAGAGGAAGGATCGCAAGTAATTAAAGCATTTTGGGAAAAGAAGAAAAAAGAACAGAAATGAAGAATTAGATGAAGAAAAGTTCATCGATATCTCAAGATGAGGGGAGATCCTTCGAACTTCTTCAAACAATGATTAGTATAAAGATCAGCTTCTTGCAAGGGAGTATTCGCCAAGCACCTTCAGGTATTCATCATCAACTTCCATCAGTACCGTCTCAAACATGGCCACATGGATCATTTCTTCTCTTGCAACATCAAGAAGTATCGCCCTGAGATCTTCATCATCGGTAAGAGCAGCCATTTGCTCATAAAGGTTGACAGCATCCAGTTCAGCTATCATGGAAAGCCTCATGAGCTCCTTGTCAATATTTTTCTTATCCACTTTTTCAAGTTCAATAGGTATTTCTGATAACATCACAGGAGCCTCCTTTATTTTTCGAGCTTTTCTTCAACTTCCTTTTTGCCCATCTTTAGCTCATAGTCCTGCTGTTCATCTTCTTTGAGCAAAAGTGTCTGAAACTCACCTACATGGGTCTTTTCTTCTTTTGCAACATCCAGAAGTACACGTTTTACTTCAACATTGTCTGTAAGAGCAGCCATTTGCTCATAGAGACTTATAGCATCTAATTCGGCAATTACCCCAAGCCTCAGGATTTCTTTATTGACGTCTTCAGCAGCTACTTTTGAAAAGTCGATCGGTATTTTTGATAGCATGTTTGCACCCTTTAAAGCTATGATGATATCGAGTCGATCATAGTAAGCATTTAAACAAAAACAAAAATGCTACAACTCGATAAAACTCCCAATCAAATATCATCAACTTAACTATTAATAAATTTCGCAGGACTTTCGTTGGCAAAATGCATATTATTGATGTTAACCTAAATTTAGTTAATTTAGAAATAATCAAGGGGGACTTATGATGAGAGCATTAATTGTATTTATCGTCCTATTGACGACTATATTAATGGCAGGATGTGTACAGGATAGTGAACAACCTGCACAGGAAACAGATATAACCACAACAGAAGATACGGGTGAAGCCACAACAGAAGAAGACATTGTCGAGGATGCTGAAGATGAGGTAGAAGTAGCCGATGATGTCGATGAAACTCTGTCAAAGGACCATGAGGTTCTGATCGAGGACTTTGAGTTCAAACCTGCCACCCTCCAGATATCAGTTGGTGACACTGTCACATGGATCAATATGGATTCAGCACCACACACAGCCACCTCTAATGATGAGGGATTTGATTCAGGAAGTCTTTCAAAAGGTGAAAGTTTCAGCTTTACTTTCGAAGAAAAAGGAATTTTTGACTATATATGCACTTTCCATCCATATATGGAAGGAGACATCACAGTAGAAGCTTAAAATAATTGCCTGAAACTGAGTATTTTGGATAAAAAAGGATGGAAATTCCATCCACCCATTTTTATTCTGCCACTTTATTTTAGTTAGATTTTATCGTATAGGGACCTGTACTTCTGTCAATAACTCCTCCCCTGGAACCTCATTCGGATCATTAAGATAAAGAGCTCTGGAAGGACCTGACTGTTCCATCTCATTTTCAGCCATATATTCGAAAATCCGGGAATATGCAACATCAACTTCCTGATATGGTCCTTTATGGATCACAGATACTGCCTTAATAGCAGGTAGTGTCGTAAGGACAATAGAGGATGTTTCCAAGCCAATGTTGCCTGAGATTGGTAGTGAAACTTCTATATCCGCATCATTTTCCCTATACTCTTTATCATGACAAAGGAACATTACCGGACCAGTCAACTTAATATTCTTACCTGACCTACTTGAGTTCCCAACAAACCCAAGCAATTCGCCGACCAGTTTTCCAATCGTTACTTCATAGCTTCCTGTTTCACGCATACTAAGTACACGCATCTTTGGTATTTCTTTCGTTGTTGGTTCTGATACTGACATACTAATCAACTCCAGTGTATCTGTCTGATTGAGCAAAAGATTCTGTATTTTTTGAAGCCTCCGGATCTCCAGCTGAGTTTCAGTATATCTTTTTTGCATCATCCCACCAATGAATTCACCATCCCTTTGTTTTTCTGCCTCTAACAAAGAGGATATTTCATCCAACCCGAATCCCATCCACGATAGTATACGAATCTTAACACCCCTTTCGATCTGATGAGAAGTGTAGCATCGGTAGCCTGAGAAAGCATCTTTTGCTTCGGGGACAAGAAGCCCTTTCTGGTCGTATAACCTGAGAGCTTTTTGGGTTAAGTGAGTCATTAATGAGAATTTGCCAATTGGTATTCGATCGAATTTCATTGTGCTCAACAGATGATCGACTTAAAAGTATATAAGAGAATTTTTTCTGACGCGGGGGAGAGTTTTCAACTAAGATTGAAATAAAAGACATTAAAGTAACAAAAAACAGAACATTAAAATAAGCCCTATTTAAAACATACATTCATTCAAGGAAAAATAATTCTTAAAACTGATCATCACTAAAAAAACAGAGGGTTCAAATTGACAGATCTAACACCAAAAGAAAGGTTCATGCGAGCTTTAGAATGCAAAGATGTAGACAAGGTTCCGGTCTGTTCAGTTACCCAGACAGGCACTATTCAACTTATGGAGATCACAGGTGCAAAATGGCCGGAAGCACATTTTGATGCAGAGAAAATGGCAACCCTTGCAATTGCAGGACATGAGGTTGCAGGACTTGAAGCAGTAAGATATCCTTTTGATGGAACAGATATTCCACAGACACTTGGATGCAAGATAATCGAAGGAACTTATGATACACAGCCATCTATTGTTGATTTCCCCTGCAAAAAATCGAAAGATGTGAATGATCTGGATATTCCTGAGAATCTCCTTGAATGTGAAAGGGTAGCAACTCTCCTGAAAACAACAGATATTGTTAAAGAACGAGTCAGTGACGAGATCCCGGTAGTTGCAGGAATGCTCGGACCTGCAGCACTTGCAATGTCACTGGTAGGTGCAAAGAACTATCTCATGTGGTTCATTTCAAAACCCGACACCATAAAGGAACTTCTCACGATCGGAACTGATATATGTATAGAATATTCCAATGCTCTTTTAGAACATGGGGCTGATGTGATCTGCCTTCCTGATTCCGAAGCCGGACCTGACCTGATACCACCTGAGTTCTTCGAAACGATGATACTGGACGAGTATAAGAGGCTCAATCAAAAAGTTCACGGGAAGACAATCGCACACATTTGCGGAGATGCTTCCGACATCCTCGAGCCCCTGTCAACTTCCGGCTTTGACGGCATAAGTATCGAGGAAAAGGTCGATGTCGGATATGCAAAGAGCATCATCGGGAACAAAGCCTGCCTGATAGGAAATATATCACCGGTACATACACTTCTCGGAATGCCTCCGGAAAAGCTAAAGGAAGAGGCAAAAGCATGTATAGACGATGATATCGACATACTTGCACCCGGATGTGGATTAGCTCCGCACACCTCACTTAAGAATTTGAAGGCGTTCGTTGATTCAAGAGATGAGTATTATCTGGAGAAAGAGGGGTAATAGGTTTATATTACCCTATAATTTTAGCATTCACATGCTAGGAAAGGTTAACTGCGTCAAATTTAAGATCCGGTTTCGAAGGATTTTAAAAAGAGGGATTTTTCCATACGAACACATATAACATTTTCAGATAAACTATAAAAATAAAAATTTGTCGCGGATAAACGTACCATTCTGGTCGTTGAAGTCCGCGATCTTGGAATGCCTTACTTTACATTACTTTACTTTCTCCCCATCTAATCCCATTCTATCGATCCCCTACAAGAATTCTAAACTCTCCCATACCTTTGAGGATCTGGGGGTGTCCTCACACAGCCTGCGAATCGTATATACCAGCTCCGAGGAACCACTCCTCGTCCACCATCATAACGTAACTGAGCTTTTGTTTGACCGTGAAGTTATCTGCAGGGTCTACATAGAGATACCGGAAGAAACTCCCGTTGGACTGTGCGGTGGCTGCCATTTCCTGGATATATGCTGTACCGTTCGCATCTGTGATGTTCCATCGGTCCGTCCCGATTACCTCAGGCTGGAATGGAAGGGCCAGTGTGGTGCCATCTATATCATAAGCAAAGATGTAGAGTTCGCCGTCAA is part of the Methanococcoides orientis genome and harbors:
- a CDS encoding ABC transporter ATP-binding protein yields the protein MLNVEGLGFNYKTRKVLEQIHFGLRPGEILAILGPNGVGKSTLLRCINTIHPPATGTIFVDGEEVLSLEKHEVAKRIGYVPQRSEVGRLTAYDAILLGRKPHIGWNIREKDHRIVESIIMRLELEKLALRYINEISGGELQRVAIARALVQEPKLLLLDEPTSSLDLKKQLEILRTVRQVVKDNRVSAVITMHDINLALRFADRYIFLKDGNIFAHGGHEIVVPETIEQVYGVSATVEELNGFRIVVPNEE
- a CDS encoding small ribosomal subunit Rsm22 family protein, whose translation is MPQNNILSVLKYVSRMNKEFMLSEIKDYIEEEMSTQDIYKAVSPFLFDLKINATPQDEDFRMTRALSKEKLELTVEEQGRTRSFFRSPVVSKQLQKDIEQYIEYKTTKDWDDPLVLEKIRKAIVAQKNAYWKSGKSRNISYEKGYSILAYLAYQFPVYFVQFEHILYSMALDGMLKTRMKILDIGTGPGTVPLSIIDFYKRLDVAEASIHSVELYDENIEAYDHIVPEYAKNKARVSVEKPIKANIVDLKSEDLPDKIDLMVFSNVLNEIKELTIDEKAQLVKKLSEKLTGDGNIVLIEPADRVNSTEFRKLTLALKHLGLGIYSPCSFIWCRGCNPDECWSFEQKEDIKPPILMSKLAECEEPFRYLNTDIKYSYAIMRKDNLSKVSYKVPLKAKFARLSDMKKYVDKRINVVCSLMSGDLGDNKYSVYKVCDGTSNKQVYAVLPSHNVVYENALLKEESYGNVLELHNVLVKYNKDKGAYNLLLSKQSIVKKVK
- a CDS encoding ferritin family protein; the protein is MLSEIPIELEKVDKKNIDKELMRLSMIAELDAVNLYEQMAALTDDEDLRAILLDVAREEMIHVAMFETVLMEVDDEYLKVLGEYSLARS
- a CDS encoding ferritin family protein, coding for MLSKIPIDFSKVAAEDVNKEILRLGVIAELDAISLYEQMAALTDNVEVKRVLLDVAKEEKTHVGEFQTLLLKEDEQQDYELKMGKKEVEEKLEK
- a CDS encoding cupredoxin domain-containing protein, giving the protein MMRALIVFIVLLTTILMAGCVQDSEQPAQETDITTTEDTGEATTEEDIVEDAEDEVEVADDVDETLSKDHEVLIEDFEFKPATLQISVGDTVTWINMDSAPHTATSNDEGFDSGSLSKGESFSFTFEEKGIFDYICTFHPYMEGDITVEA
- a CDS encoding MerR family transcriptional regulator, with amino-acid sequence MKFDRIPIGKFSLMTHLTQKALRLYDQKGLLVPEAKDAFSGYRCYTSHQIERGVKIRILSWMGFGLDEISSLLEAEKQRDGEFIGGMMQKRYTETQLEIRRLQKIQNLLLNQTDTLELISMSVSEPTTKEIPKMRVLSMRETGSYEVTIGKLVGELLGFVGNSSRSGKNIKLTGPVMFLCHDKEYRENDADIEVSLPISGNIGLETSSIVLTTLPAIKAVSVIHKGPYQEVDVAYSRIFEYMAENEMEQSGPSRALYLNDPNEVPGEELLTEVQVPIR
- the mtaA gene encoding methylcobamide:CoM methyltransferase MtaA, with translation MTDLTPKERFMRALECKDVDKVPVCSVTQTGTIQLMEITGAKWPEAHFDAEKMATLAIAGHEVAGLEAVRYPFDGTDIPQTLGCKIIEGTYDTQPSIVDFPCKKSKDVNDLDIPENLLECERVATLLKTTDIVKERVSDEIPVVAGMLGPAALAMSLVGAKNYLMWFISKPDTIKELLTIGTDICIEYSNALLEHGADVICLPDSEAGPDLIPPEFFETMILDEYKRLNQKVHGKTIAHICGDASDILEPLSTSGFDGISIEEKVDVGYAKSIIGNKACLIGNISPVHTLLGMPPEKLKEEAKACIDDDIDILAPGCGLAPHTSLKNLKAFVDSRDEYYLEKEG
- a CDS encoding cache domain-containing protein, which produces MRTYNILLVITLVLMAILGAGCMDANPEPSQNQSEASLTGTLSPDLSSTASPEELIAFVENAYEYANVQGQEAALREFNNRTGQFVDGELYIFAYDIDGTTLALPFQPEVIGTDRWNITDANGTAYIQEMAATAQSNGSFFRYLYVDPADNFTVKQKLSYVMMVDEEWFLGAGIYDSQAV